A stretch of the Malus sylvestris chromosome 10, drMalSylv7.2, whole genome shotgun sequence genome encodes the following:
- the LOC126585618 gene encoding protein ASYMMETRIC LEAVES 2-like: MSSNTHSPCAACKFQRRKCTQECVFAPYFPPDQPQKFANVHTVYGASNVGKILNELNVAYREDAVTSLAYEAEARLRDPVYGCVGFISFLQNRLKQVQTDLYNAKKDLYAYVGPQALMIPLLGAATGPPPQQGCRGGQLLIRDQHQQQLFEAHQQELVRFNINGMDAAASLVNGNGFSQIPAAAASTGVVSGSLGLGGAFDNNHYNQIQQEAAAHHQNSLDHQLQARLMLQPHPAQESQQKSEGEES, from the coding sequence atgTCGTCAAACACTCATTCACCGTGCGCTGCGTGCAAGTTTCAACGGCGAAAATGCACGCAAGAATGCGTGTTCGCCCCCTATTTCCCACCAGACCAACCTCAAAAATTCGCAAACGTTCACACGGTTTACGGTGCGAGCAACGTCGGCAAGATCCTGAACGAACTCAATGTTGCATACCGTGAAGATGCGGTGACGTCATTGGCCTATGAGGCAGAGGCTCGTCTTCGGGACCCGGTGTATGGTTGTGTTGGTTTCATCTCATTTCTCCAGAACAGGCTTAAGCAAGTCCAGACTGATCTCTACAATGCCAAGAAAGATCTGTATGCCTATGTTGGCCCTCAGGCATTGATGATCCCTCTGTTGGGGGCTGCCACTGGCCCTCCGCCCCAGCAGGGCTGCAGGGGAGGCCAGCTTTTGATTCGCGACCAACATCAGCAGCAATTGTTCGAGGCTCATCAGCAAGAGCTTGTCAGGTTCAATATCAATGGGATGGACGCCGCAGCGAGTTTGGTTAATGGAAATGGGTTTAGTCAGATTCCCGCAGCTGCTGCTAGTACCGGTGTGGTGTCTGGTTCCTTGGGTTTGGGTGGAGCTTTTGATAATAACCATTATAACCAGATCCAACAAGAAGCAGCTGCACATCACCAGAATTCCCTAGACCATCAGCTTCAGGCTCGGCTGATGCTCCAACCACACCCGGCCCAGGAATCACAGCAGAAATCAGAAGGCGAGGAGAGTTGA